The stretch of DNA gggcgaggacTGCCGTGCGAATGTCCTCATCATCCCTGAAAGAGCGTCGGTCACTGGCAGTTGCGCTCCCCTTTGCGCTTCAGCTACACCGTGCTCCCCTGCCTCAGATGCATTTGATTCGTGGGATGGAACCTACCCGTCTGAAAGCCCAAAAGGCCGAACAGCGACGGAACCTGCTCGGCCACAGGAGCCGATGTGTTCGAAAGGGGATTCGTTTCCTGACCCGGAACTTCTGCGACAGTACACTCGGCAGTTTCCAACTCTAGGGGATCTCCTAACAGAGTCCGACAGGTCAAAACACGCTAGCATTTTCAGAGATATTCTCGTCAGCCACGGCAAATGCTGCGCCGATATCCAGGCAGCGGCTCGGCTACGCAACTCAGTAAACGCTGAGAGCCCTACAGATCCATTCTGCTTAGATGACGCCCTTCAGTCGCGGTATTTCAAGGTTGAGAAGAGCAGACCAGAAGTGTACCAGATTGTGTCCAGGTCAGCAGACCATATCAGCGTCACCCACGTGCATCGCCGAACGCGTGGTTTGCGGGGAATATCATTTCGTTTTTGGCATACCAATGCACCCGAAAAGGACAGTCGGGGAGCACGCCACACTAGAAAAGACAGCACCACAACAACGGGGCCTAAGGAATTGGAGTCGAGAGCGCCTAGCTAAGGTATCCGGGGCCGGAATGCGTCTGCCTTATCTCACGGGATAGAGTGTGAGGTGATACCTGCCGCTGGTGCGTTCAGCGCCTTCAAGAACCTTGGCGGATGGAAACCTCTGCCTGACGGGCCTCACTGGGAATACGCCTGGAACATCTTATGGACGTGGCGTCGGCCACGGATAGACTACAACAGGCTGTTGTCGTTCCAGAAGGTGAACCACTTTCCCGACGGCCGACAACTGACGAGGAAAGACAACCTCAAAAAGTGCATTGAACGGTTCCAAAAAGCCgctgggcggcgggcggaTTTCTTCCGTATCATTCCGAAAACCTTTCTGCTGCCGAAAGAGTACACATCCATGGTCTCGGAGATGTGCGAAATGCCAAACCAGCAGACCAAACAGAAACGTGTATGGATTTGCAAACCCAAAGGTAAGAACGTGTAGTGCATTAGATGCGCTAGCTGAGATGCAGAATTGAGTAAAAGTGGCTTTCAGCGCTCGTCATCTGATATCGTCGAGGCTTGGAGCTCAGTAGCGGGTGAACTCCATGACCGACAACCGCTCCTGCCGCTAAAAATTCCCTTAACGCGATATAAACCCCTACCACTTGCAGCAAGACCACAGTACACTACACTGTGTGGGTAGTTTAGTGCAAAGCTGAGTCAGTCTGGCGATAGTTCATTGTGACTCTGCCAGCAGAGCTCAATCTTGGGATGAGGCTCTCTACAACGACGCCTTCGAATGTTTTACTCGCGAGCCCAAGATGAGTACTTATGCAGGGCATATTGTTATATGGCGAACTCTAAAACGGATAAGGATCAAGTTCTTGTTTCTTCTTGAAAGAGACCCAGGAAGTCACAGACGGCATGCGAACAACTCTGACATTGTTTCGTCACGCGCATCTAGGTTTTAGGGTCCTCTTTGCGGCCCTTTGTGTGCGCAATGCTGCAGACAGCTCGCAAGGCCGCGGCATTTTCTTGACAAATTCCGTTGAGGACATTCGATACACCGATAGCCTTGTTGTGCAGGAATACATCGCCAATCCATTGCTGCTCAACGGACGAAAGTTCGATCTGCGTCTTTATGTGCTGGTGACGTCCTTCAATCCTCTGGAAGCTTTCATATACAAGCAGGTAATATACATTGCCCTCGTCTCCCGTACTGCCACAATCATTCGCAATGGGGTCTCACCGATTAAGGCAATAGTGTGGAAATAGAGTGACGCTCTTGCGGCTGAGAGGTGGTTCATTGTGGTCGCTCGGTTGAGCGGCTATGCGGCTGTCCGATACTGCTAACCCTCTAAGGTGGATGAATGTGGTGTGTTCGCATGCGCAAGCGTGGACACGCTCACGAGATGCGGCGCTGTGCTGTTTGGTTTTTCATTGGAACTTGCCTTCCCGAAGTATGAGGCAAACCGCAAGGAGAAAGCCATGCCTGAGGGACTGGCAGCAATCACTATTCTTCAGCGCATGCTGCTGAAGAGGCCTCCAAAGAGGGATATGGTTCAAAGCGCTTTGGCTCAGATCTTGGGGCTGGGGCGGAATGTGTTTCTCTGCATCACCAGGGTTTCGCGAGAATCGCGCGCGTTCCATTTTCCCTGGAACCCGAGCATCTCTGCAATAGGTTCATGCATCTGACGAATGCAGCGGTTCAAAGCGAGTGGCGGGACGCGAGCAGTGATGAGTCTGACAGCGACTTGGCGTCTCCCCGGTGCCGCAAATCGTCGCCCGCTTCACCCCGCTCGCCCCtctgccgccgacgcgcgaagCCCCGAAAGCCAAGCGCAGGGGCAGGCCCTTCACCCGGCCGTCCGGGGTCGTTGAGCCACAACCTGTTTTCGTCATCCGCCTTTTTTGAGCTGGGAAGCCGCGACACGGATGCGCATGCGGTGGGAAGACCTACGGAGGACCTGCACGCCGCGAAcgacgcagcgagacgaCAAGCGTGTGTCGCGCACGAAGCGGAGATcgagagctgcagcggcgggagTAAAATCCTTCTTGACGAGCTGAGGCAGAGACTCGATCAGAGGGGCATTGACTGGGGAGCGCTTTGGCAGAAGATCGTGCTTGTCATTCTGAAGAGCCTCTGGTGCTGCGGTGACTCGATTCCCCACCATCCGAACGCCTTCGAGCTGTTCGGCTACGACATCCTCGTCGACGAGGACCTCAAGCCGTGGCTCATTGAAGTCAACTCGTCACCGTCCATGGGTCAGGAGCAAGAGGCGGACAGAAGGATCAAGCCGCGCCTGATAGAAGACACACTTCGCCTAGTCAATCCTCTCTCGTACGACCGCCTCAAACTCACTGAGGTGAGCTACGCGCATAACATCGCCACCCGTCCCTCGCGCAGACGGCTCATTCAAGACaaccgcgcggcgctgcctgcgggcgcTTCCACGCCGCATGAGCGTGAAGTCAAGTCGACTGCCGCGCGCTTGCTCTCCTGACGACGCGTCTGTCTGTCGGAGTCTGTGTCCTCGGCTGCGTGCAGATTATCGCGGGCAGGCTACACGAAACCGTGCCAGGCGACGGTCACCCTGTACacgtctcgccgcgccgcctcgtagGAGCCTCGCAGCCCAAAGTTGGACCGTCGGAGTTGCCAAACGGCAGCCGATCCTGCATCCACACGCATCGCCCCAAGGGGCCGGGCGATACAGACAAGCCTCCCTTCGATCAATGGCGAACCGTCAACAGGCGCCTCTCGAAAGAGAAGCACCACAGAGATCTCCTCGTTCTCTTTCGTGAATGCAGGCCGCGGGAACACGGAGAGATGCCCGCGGAACTCGGGCAGTACGAGAGAATTGCCCCGTCAAAAATGTGGTGTCAACTGCAGACGATGACGCAGAGTCTGTGCGGCAAAAGCCAGCAGAGTCCGAGATGACTGTTCGCCGGGGGGATAGTCAGAAGAAAACTGCaggcctcctctctctctattGGCAAGTCTGTGCTCTGTGTGTGCGAAAGGGGGGGAGCATGTGGTTGTGCTTTGTCATCACTGTGTTTGCATGGTATGCCAATTGCTTGAGTATCAGTACATTTGTGCCCCCGACGTAAATACAGCCTCTGatcgctgcgcggcgtggaAACTCGTGTCGTCAGCTAGCGTAACTGGCGTTCGAGACTACAGGAGTGTGCAGCCATTGCCTGTGGCAGACGCCACGGTTCGGCCGTGATCACCTGACCCGCTTGAACTCCACATGTTTTTCAAAGATGATGACCTGTCAGACTGGCGTGTCTGCAACACAGCATTCCAGCCCCCCCGCGGAGGACTCATGTGCACAAAAGAGCAATACACTCGCTAaggggcgcgccgcgtggctTCAGCCACGCACTCCGCTTCCcactctccctctcgcgccgcagtcttcttgccctgcgcctgcgctttCCTCTGGGAAGTGGGGtgagaggaggggggggggggggggggggggggggggggggggggggggggggaggggggggggctttACGAAAAGGCGCTGCGCAAGTCATCCaggtcgtcgtcgtcgctcgtgGGCTCGAATGGCGCGGGCAGATGGTTCGCCGTCGCAGCTGCGGAAGTCGGGGCTGGCGCTCCGCCGTCCGCCACGCCTCCAGCCCCCGCCAGCTCGGATGGCTGCGCCCCGAAGGCCTCAtcgcctgcgagcgccgAGTGCGCACAACTGCCGTGGTCGTTTCCCCCGCCGGCCGAATGCGTCTCCACCAGGCCGTCGTCCCGGTCTGAGGGACTGTCCGCGGCGAAAATatctcgcgcgctgcgcccgaTGGGGAGGGGATCGTAGCCTGCgtgcgccgagacgcgctgCTGGGTTGCTCCAGCACGGAAGGCTGAGGTCGGCGAatcgtcgtcgtcctgcgGCAGCAAGAAACTCGTCGTCGTACCTCCGTTtgaggacgcggcgctcccACGATCGCCCATCGACGGCGGCTGCCAGAGACGGAGttccttcggcggcggcaggcgccaaACCTGCGGACTCAAAGAACAAAAGAAGGAGTTTCGTTCTTACGCGAAACCTGTCGCACCCTACGGCTTCGCTCTGCGCTGCGAGATACCCTGTAGACCGTGCCGCTTCGCAAATTAGCTGGCATGCCCTTATTTAGACAGGCACGGAATCGGATGCTGGCGCAAAGAGGCGACATCAAGAACACCGAAACCCACAGGCCGCGTCGGTGCTGTGTATACAGGATCCCCTCTCACTAGCGCCGAGACGGGTTTTTGTTCCTCCTATCATAAATTGTATATATAAAGCATCCGTTTATGGAAAAGAGGCGCGAACAAGTTTGAAATACACAACAACGTATAGCTGTTTACGAGGCGCCACACTGTGGACGCGACCGGACACAACCGCAGATGAGGCCTAGAGGAACCTGACTCCCCGcttggaggcgccgcagcagtaCCAACTTGAGTTTACAGGCTTAAACAGATCTTCGGTCAGGGGGTGCGGGCCTTACTTTGGTATTGCCACTGTCTCCGCCAGAGACGACAATATCGCTGCGGTCCGTGAGCAAGAGCTGGTGAACCTGGAGAACCAAGGGAAGCGGGACACACACACGTTCTTTCAACGTCCTGTCGAGTCGCCTCTCACAGCCACACAGAACTGTGATCTGCGCaggcgtgctgcagcaggacCCCGAAATCCTTccccttcctccccctcccccccacccgTGTGACGAGTCTGCGGACTACCCTGGACACAAACAGATCGGCTGGCTACAACTGCCTCGAAGTCATCTGGCAAAACTCCTaacgcagagaaaagcggCGCACTGCGGTGAACTCactccgccgccgtggccCTCCCACACGCAGAGGGGCTGTCCGCTTTCGATCGACCACCACGCGATCGCCggctgtacatacaccgcaCACATCGGAGGCAGAATAACTCAGCGCTTTCAATTGTTCACACCAAAAGCccttgtctctgcgtctctcacGAAAGGCGAGTCGCTCGGATGGTCGCGGGGAGCTGCCGCGGTGTGCCTGGTTCTTGCTCTCCCCCCGTCGCACGCTTTGTCGCAGACAATGCTGGGGCTTTCACGATTGTTTTCGCGGTCAGACACCCTGATGAGTTTACggttcgccgcggctctctgttCCATCTGCATGAAATTTGAAGCAAAGGAATCTAGGATGACATACGTCGTAGCCGACGAGAAGCCGCTTTTCCTCCGGGTCGTACACCAATGAGAGCACCGGCGACGGGTTGTCCCTCAGCGTGAGAACCGCGACTTTAGAAAACTTCTGCTCCATGCGTCTCTGCTCGACGCTCACCACCGAGACGTACTCGCCGTGGCCGACAAACATGTACCTGAGAAGCGACACAGATATCCACCCGCCAGCAGACGTCTGCGTTCGCCGTTCGCAGTGGTTTTTCACGCAGTCTTCTCTAGAGCCTCGCAGCTCGCCCCAGTTGTCTGCTGCACTGCCGTCCAGGGCAGAAGGCCGCACTCGCGCCCGTGCCGTGGAGACACGCGACCGACGCAACGACAACCAGACAGCCGCATTCAACTCAGCACAAAGAAAAGACAAGCGCAAGCCTCCAGGGTCCGGAGGCCTCAAAGTGATGAGAGCTCCTGTGCTTACATTTTGCCCACGATGAGCGCCTCGACAGGGTAGACAGGATGCACCGTCAAGCCCTGAACGAACGAAGGCGGGTTGCTCTTGACGGCGTAGACAAGTACCTGGCCGCTCGACGTCCCTGGAAGCATGAGAAAGCAcgcggaggccttcgcgttgagaaaaaaaaaagaaactGCCGCACGTCGCGCCGCACACGTGCCCCTAGACGCGACATGCAACGCGCCCTGCAGCGCTGAACCAATGCTgctctgaaaaaaaaaattcAGAGCGTTCGCCTGAAAACCTTAAACcgggcggacgcgcgccgtGAACGTCAtgagacggcgcgcgcggttGAGCAACAGACTTGACGAGATGGAAGACGCGAGTCCTTAGACCCAAAACTCTGAACCTTCAAAAGAACCCACCGAGGTAAACCGTGTCTGTTTCATCGTCGAAGTGCCCGGTGGTCAGGTGCACACCGCTGCCCAGTCGCCGCGTCAAGCGACCGCCGCAGAGCATCTGGTGCGTGGCGACTGTAGAGAGAAAGGCAAGCAGCGAAGCACGGCTCGCGATCCATTTCCTGcgtcctcctgcgcggctgagATGCGCCCACGCGCGACCCCCGCCATGACAAACCAGGCATAGAAGAGTCCAGAAAAAAACGGACTTCCGAGCCAGAGCTCACAATGCCAACATGCATCTCCTGCGCGTCACAGCCCCTCTCTCTGTGAGCTTGAAGGCAGTCGGCAGCCACGTCAAAAAAACAAGAAATGGTGGAGCACCTCTGCGACGAACAggcgcagaaaagagagTTCGCAGGTCAGAGCGAGCGCTTCAAATATCACAGAAGCGACGCGCACACCGCCGGAGGGTTCCGCGTTGCACGCAGAGAAGTCAGATGGCGCCGAATGCGGCATTTAATAGGGGAAAATCGAAAAATAGTCGCGCCCGAGAGCGGCAAAAAGAAGGAGCTTCACAACGGATGCAGACACACGAATCGCTTACTGTCAATCACGCGGATCGCTCCGTCGAAcccgagcgagaggagacgcttcTGCTTCGAGCTGCCGGGCGCGAGATGCATGACCGCTGCCGTGTGGAGGTCGAGCTCCTTGACCTACACACAGAGGACCGGAGAGACGAGCGGCAAGCACGTCATGGGCTGCCGAAGAAGCCGAATCTCGTGCTGCACCTACGCGCCGAAGCCGTCCCGAAACGAACAAGAGACGACTGCAAGAAAGGCGGCGGCTTTCCCACATGCACGAAACGTCGTCTATCCGTTGTTTCCTCACCTTGTCGATCTTCAACTCATCCGCGTCCAACACGTACACCGCCACCTTGCCGTCTGTATAAGGCAATCGAACGCGCCAAACGCTTCAACGCAAGGGGTACACTCGCTGTCCCTCATCAAAGCCACGATGCAGACTTCTCTGCACGATGAAGATGTGCATTCGCGCTGGAGAAACTCCCTCTTGAAGGCATGCACACCCACGCCTTGACCGACGTGCAGACGTTTGTGCAGTCACACACGAAAAAAATGTGAAGTTTAGGGTTAAGGTTAGGGAGTCAGCGGCCAGgcgcggctcccgcggcgcagatCCCATTCGACCGCACGCTATATGCTCACGCCTATCCACCGCCTGCGCACGGTTTCTCTTTGCCGATCCCATCGCGAACAAGCAGGCGATTGGGCGCTTTTTCTCACCCCTCCTGTCCTAACAATACACACGCGAGCAGCGCTGGTTGCCTTCGAGATGcagactgcgccgccgtTCGCCTTCCTGTTGCCGCTCTCACCGTCATGCCCAACGAAAAGTTGGTTGTTTGGCTCATCGAAGAACATGCATCGAACCTAGAAAAAAAACGCATTCAGACACACagacggcgtcgccgtcggggcgctgccgcagcgaacACCTCCGCAGCGGGGGCTGCCCGCGCAGAAACCATCTATAGAGCAGCTTTTTTGAAAGCGAATCGAAAAAACGCCTCAACTCGGCTACGTTGCCGGATTTTGCAGCAGACGCTTCCGCGTCGAATCGCAAGGAGGCGCACGTACCTTCGGTTGGGTTTTAATCGACTGCATGAGAGACGGGCAACCCATGTCGGCAtctgcgcagaggcacacGAAGCCACGACAAACATCGAAAAGAAagctcgcgcgacgccgtaATACCCTCTTCCCGTCCTCCAAGGCggccgtcttctctcctccgAGCGCCACAGTGAAGACGTgtgaagacgagaaaaaccCAGGGAACCATTTGCGAGACTGGAAACCCTGCCCTGCCAGATCGGCGAATAAAGAGAGAGCTTACAGTTCCTAAATACTGAGCAGCTTACCCAGCGCCCAGACGTTGATCATGCCAAACTCGTCGGGCTCCACCAGACTCCACAGACGGCCGAGACGCGACAACCCCGTTTTATCCTGCGCAGACACATGCGTTGCACCGCCGGTATCTCTTTGTCTCCCTTGCGGAACGCATGAAAGCGCATTCCCCAGGACTGCGACAATTTCAACAAGTTCAGCAGCCTGCGACTCATGTTGGGCAGTGGAGGACGGGAGGGTCGACACACGGCAGACACATGCGCCACACCGCGAAGATTCACCCAGACAGGAGCGCAGATGTGAGACGATGTCGCCACGCGGTTGGTTCCCCATACAAGAACGACAGTGACGTAGCTTAGTCGGGAAATCTCTTGGGGAAGCACTCTCACCTCGTGACCGACAATCACAACGCGATTGGCGGGCGAGTATACCAGCGTGGAGACGGCGaatcgctgcgcgcctgtgcagcagacgcaccagggccgcagcggcggcacgtTTAGACTGGCCTGAGAAGAGGAAACAGTGAAAAAGACCGCGAGCAGAATCGCACGAAGAAAGACCGTAAGCAGAGAATACCTGAGGAGCGCCCTGCGGCCTCTTAGGGCTGTGAGTGCTCATATTCGGGACTTCCGGCGGCTGAAGCGGCGACCGAAAGtgcctgcctctccctctgcccTGCGAGTACCCACCTGCTCATTGAAGAGAAGGAAgtcgagcagcggcgcggacgtGCGCGTGTCGGGGCGCCGGAGAAGTTCCTGCGAGAAAACAGGAAATACCCACCGATCCACATTTGTGCACAAGCTCGAGAAAATGGGCACCAGGATATTCGCACGGCTTGTATATTCATGTTTTTTCCAGATGCGCACGATACACTTTTAAGAGCCGGCTGAGGCAAATTTAGTGAGTCTGGAGGCGCCCACATACCAAGAGGAAATACTGGAGCTTGTGGCGCCGATCTGCGAGCGTGCGAGGATCCTGCGGCGGGCCTGCAAGCGTCTTGCTGGGCATCGACGGCAGTGCGCAGTAGCCCCTGTGCAGAGAACAAACCAAACAGAAACACGTTCTACATCACCTTCTAGTTAGACACTTCCCGCCTGGAGGTTTAAAAATGACAGAGACTGCATTTAAACCCCCCGAACAATCACTCATCACTCTCAGGGTAGTAAGAGTGCATGTGGTGTTGGGGACACCCGCGTGAGAGACACAAGAGACGGATGCTTACAGAAAGAGCACGCCACCCCGCTCCTTGGCTGGAGTGCAGCCCTCCCATAGCCTGCTTCAGAAACACGGATAGAGTCCTGCACGTGTATGCATACACTTTGGGCTTCTTAATCGCCACCCCAGGCTTTCTTCGACTTAAGTTCGCCTCCGTCCGCACAGCGTCTGCAAACGACGCTTACTCTCGTTCGAGGTCACGGTACAGTTGAGCGAACTGGCTGTAGCGACGCCAGACTGGAACGACACGCAAGGCAGCAGATGGAGTACACTCAGATGTCAGATACTCTCAAAAACATAACAGGCTGAACAGAAGAGTGATCCGGTCTACTACACTTGGtacacatacgtatatatatatatatatatatacgcatatgtATAGATCAGTGGACAGATACAATTCATTGAGAACTCAGTTCACACGTTTATTTTGTCATTCACACACACGTGAGAGAGATTTGTTTGTAGGGACGTCGACGATGCGCCCACATCTCCTTTGCGCGAATTTTTGCTACCGCtcagcgggcggcgacgcgcgacgaaAGCCtggtctgcaggcgcgcaaCCAGCATACAGATCACCGCGGCTGTTTCCTGTTCAGCGATGCAGCTTTCTTCGGCAAATGAGGGGAAAAAAAGCTGTCTACGCTCTCTGTAGGAAATTGTACACATCTACATGCATAGACACATATAGTGTCCGTATATTAGATATAGATAGTATTTATATGCACATACTAAGTACATATCTGCGTGTGTATGCACCACGTCCAAGGCGTTAGTAAGAATAGGGCGTTTGAGTTGCGCTTGTTGGGCTCTGCAAAGTTCTGCGCGCTCATGACGAGGCCTGtgcgcccgaggcgccgcgtctcggtGCAAACCTCGCCAACAAGCGACGCAGACCAGACGTACCGTCCCACGAGAGCTTCCCATACTCCACAGCAATCGCGTACACCACCGGGCCGTTTTCCTCGGTGATTTGGTAGCTCGGCACCGCAACCTTAAGTCTGGAGATGTCCATTTTCTTTGCGCGAAGAAACCGCTAGCTCAGATTTGCGTGGTGCAGTGCCCTGCTTCGACACACAGCGGCGAGGACTACTCCTGCAAGCCCCCGTCTGCTATACCGTCACGTTTTCGCAACAAGGGACGCCGAGGGGCGGCAGGCCGGCAAGAGGCCGAAACGCACAACgcgggtggggggggggggggggggggtgaggCAGAGCACGCAGACAGGCTTAATTGAAGACGTCAACGAGGCTGAGCTCGTCGAACGAGGAAAAAACATGCACAGGGAGCTAAGAGAACTGCAGCAAAGGGAGACGTTCGTTAGTGGGATACTTGAGCGCAGGCAGAAAGTCACTCAGACCGGACGCGAAGGAGTTCGGGTGCCGTTTGGATGAGAAAGGAAACATCGAGAGTCGCGCGCAAGCGCaggcaggccgcggacgaagaaaaaTGGGCCGGTCATTGAGTTATATGAAAAGAAAATGGGAGCCAGAAGGACGAAACGGCAACGGTAGCCTACGATGAACGTCCACGACAGTGCTGCGCCAAAGCAAGCGCGGAGACGATTCGTAAACGAAGCGAATTCGCGCAGCAAATAAGTGTGAGCACTTAGGCACTTCTCATGGCCAGACTGCACGTCATTTCCGGGTGAATTTCGAGTGTAATTCCGGCGACCCGGCGAGTCGATACACAGAAAACGCCAAGTTCTTGAAACAGCGACCTATTCTCTGAGACCGAAGCTGAGCCTTTTACACATCTCAACGGCCACCCGCGCGCCACCTCTGTCTCGTGCCTGCTGAAGCGATGATAAAAAGTGCCGGACGCAAATTAGACGAGGGTACCGAAAGCAGTATATGCGCTTTGGAAACAAGGGAGACAACATGACAAAAGGACGGCTGGGCGGCTGTGCCGGTGACGAGGAGCTGTTCACACCCGTAGCGACTATCTGTGTGATTCAAACAGACGAGAGATATCTCAGTCACCTGACGTCTTTCGTCCCTCGCAAGAACCCGGAAGGATCCAAGTCCCTTGCAAGACATTGAACTTTCCGCCTGGTTCGGCCGGGTCATTCGGCGAAAAACGCGCTCAGGACTTGCTGAATTTGACACTACTCTTTGCAGTTTTCCAGCAGGCTTCCCTCTCGTGGCACAAGCTTACACTTTCAGACCCAACAAGATAACAAAAACAAAGAAAGATAGAAACTCAGAGCCAGACTGTTTAGAACACTCAAACGACGGCAGCTTGGCTCGCTGATCCGCGAAAaggaggcccgcgacgcTTGGCGGTTGCCAGCGCGGCCGACCACCTGAATCGGATGCAGGAAAGTGGAAGGCATGCATGCCTGTTCACCGACTAGATAAAAAATACTCACACTACAAACTTCAGTTATTACTCCGCGCACGCATACACCTTCAGGAAATAGAGCTTTTTTCGAAGGCGACTGGGCAACTAAGCAGGCACCCAACACGAAATGTGCACATGTTCGCCTTACGGGACAGCGGGCGGTCATCCAGTTCTTGCGGCGTGACCGTGGATAAAATCGGATAAGAAGAGCTATCCAACTCGCGAAGAACCAGCCTCATGGTTGGAGAAAGGAACCTTCGACGCGCTTCGCCGTTGCATGGCACGCAGCGGTAGAAAGCCCAACGAACAAGCGTATTTATACACACCCGTGAATGCATCGCACCCGTTCGCTTCTCGTTTACGTAGTCTCTCGGCACTATCGTTGCGAATGCGAGAAGCGGTGTGACTCGCCACTTCCGCGACCCTTTTTCTTGCGGACTATAGTTCGCATAAGCCAGGTCGATACAATAGCTGAAATTTGCTGCATCCGGCCTCTTGTATGTGGCATGGGGGCTGAGGGTTCTGAGGGTTCGTGTAGCAAAGTAAGGAGATTTTCTGAGAACCACGGTACAGTTCCATCCCGTAGCGTGCCCCTCGTCGTAGCCTGGACTGTTGCCTGCTGACTTGCGGTGTCCAACAGCAGAGGCTGCTTTCTCAGCATGAGCATTGTTGCACCACACTAAGTGCGTTTCAAGCAGAGTCACTACTCAGAGCCCAGAG from Besnoitia besnoiti strain Bb-Ger1 chromosome V, whole genome shotgun sequence encodes:
- a CDS encoding Tubulin-tyrosine ligase family protein (encoded by transcript BESB_058520), which codes for MTNTGKKRWQKKESSDTTENFRETRKKRVKHAPAGVTTDKSASVANRSCVNKGNKVLAYTNALPHGKTKAPVCAEKREATSGATEDTSESTRTRDGSQIGGQFSVCSREADAGKLQTDNEVIPRSASLVYNSGRSWGRESTLIRSVSESTHSRAPAAKSTADAAASTNTSAATCASDKSSDHAFSCRRGRGPQAEKPQAAAGALVRKRSFEEQNSTRGRRRSKSFAGASERNPEQYSSEIAKASFPEIGAPGESIAYSDGKALYRARSLCTATLTRHGHSQLGRRLEKQQTHERAFRRPNVRSIGREDASDASLFLYVDHDLAHKSIRSSAQGVIGAIATALEAIQRRLPPDSKEDGLHERARLSADELPAAPRVTSLPSEMQKSEARDGNSAAHAKRSGDEGKRQGGRERPEDDVRGRGLPGSHPPRQAAAGIIQACNLPKDQVDDETLLSGSSVAAEATMETVYNLLASVDAHHLRATGEAAQSSLLRDPPCDIGWKIELGKDDTVDAVNQTISIKQKEGEDCRANVLIIPERASVTGSCAPLCASATPCSPASDAFDSWDGTYPSESPKGRTATEPARPQEPMCSKGDSFPDPELLRQYTRQFPTLGDLLTESDRSKHASIFRDILVSHGKCCADIQAAARLRNSVNAESPTDPFCLDDALQSRYFKVEKSRPEVYQIVSSAFKNLGGWKPLPDGPHWEYAWNILWTWRRPRIDYNRLLSFQKVNHFPDGRQLTRKDNLKKCIERFQKAAGRRADFFRIIPKTFLLPKEYTSMVSEMCEMPNQQTKQKRVWICKPKDSSQGRGIFLTNSVEDIRYTDSLVVQEYIANPLLLNGRKFDLRLYVLVTSFNPLEAFIYKQGFARIARVPFSLEPEHLCNRFMHLTNAAVQSEWRDASSDESDSDLASPRCRKSSPASPRSPLCRRRAKPRKPSAGAGPSPGRPGSLSHNLFSSSAFFELGSRDTDAHAVGRPTEDLHAANDAARRQACVAHEAEIESCSGGSKILLDELRQRLDQRGIDWGALWQKIVLVILKSLWCCGDSIPHHPNAFELFGYDILVDEDLKPWLIEVNSSPSMGQEQEADRRIKPRLIEDTLRLVNPLSYDRLKLTEVSYAHNIATRPSRRRLIQDNRAALPAGASTPHEREVKSTAARLLS
- a CDS encoding WD domain, G-beta repeat-containing protein (encoded by transcript BESB_058530); amino-acid sequence: MDISRLKVAVPSYQITEENGPVVYAIAVEYGKLSWDVWRRYSQFAQLYRDLEREGYCALPSMPSKTLAGPPQDPRTLADRRHKLQYFLLELLRRPDTRTSAPLLDFLLFNEQASLNVPPLRPWCVCCTGAQRFAVSTLVYSPANRVVIVGHEDKTGLSRLGRLWSLVEPDEFGMINVWALDADMGCPSLMQSIKTQPKVRCMFFDEPNNQLFVGHDDGKVAVYVLDADELKIDKVKELDLHTAAVMHLAPGSSKQKRLLSLGFDGAIRVIDIATHQMLCGGRLTRRLGSGVHLTTGHFDDETDTVYLGTSSGQVLVYAVKSNPPSFVQGLTVHPVYPVEALIVGKMYMFVGHGEYVSVVSVEQRRMEQKFSKVAVLTLRDNPSPVLSLVYDPEEKRLLVGYDPAIAWWSIESGQPLCVWEGHGGGVHQLLLTDRSDIVVSGGDSGNTKVWRLPPPKELRLWQPPSMGDRGSAASSNGGTTTSFLLPQDDDDSPTSAFRAGATQQRVSAHAGYDPLPIGRSARDIFAADSPSDRDDGLVETHSAGGGNDHGSCAHSALAGDEAFGAQPSELAGAGGVADGGAPAPTSAAATANHLPAPFEPTSDDDDLDDLRSAFS